One window of the Diospyros lotus cultivar Yz01 chromosome 12, ASM1463336v1, whole genome shotgun sequence genome contains the following:
- the LOC127786789 gene encoding putative CCR4-associated factor 1 homolog 8, with product MESSSTRIKQVWEWNFYNEMLCINDKLDTYHTIAFDTEFPGFLHQTPRHSSEEKVYEDLKYNVDQTKIVQLGLTLFDDEGNIGGTWQINFYNFVVNERCQGQSSFQSSLNKDNVEKNGNNNLNKKNRRRRDAVDMLHFSIAFNEILSNHKNLKWVTFHGLYDFAYLWRLLSGQDLPNSTLEFSVMLGRVFGSVYDVKYMARFCEGLMDGELGLEKLSKILEVKRLGRAHQAGSDSLLTANVFLRMKMVYGFEEECFKGFLYGISTRTETSCPILVQFGLPMNYHIMQHLCDMISLPTCLPSPENLIIVQGHYDIMLVPAMF from the coding sequence ATGGAGAGCTCTTCGACTAGAATCAAGCAAGTTTGGGAGTGGAATTTCTACAATGAAATGTTATGTATTAATGACAAACTTGATACATATCATACTATAGCGTTTGACACCGAGTTCCCGGGATTCTTGCATCAGACCCCGAGGCACTCTTCTGAAGAGAAAGTATACGAAGATCTTAAGTACAATGTTGACCAGACAAAAATTGTACAACTGGGATTAACATTGTTTGACGATGAAGGCAATATTGGTGGCACTTggcaaataaatttttataattttgtagtCAATGAAAGATGTCAAGGTCAATCTTCATTTCAGTCATCACTGAACAAGGACAATGTTGAGAAAAATGGGaataataatttgaacaaaaagaacagaagaagaagggatGCTGTTGACATGCTACATTTCTCTATTGCGTTTAATGAGATATTATCGAATCATAAGAATCTCAAATGGGTCACATTTCACGGCCTCTACGACTTTGCATATCTTTGGAGGCTTCTAAGTGGGCAGGACTTACCAAATTCGACTTTGGAGTTCTCGGTCATGCTTGGACGTGTTTTTGGATCTGTGTACGATGTCAAGTACATGGCTAGATTTTGTGAAGGGCTGATGGATGGTGAACTGGGATTAGAAAAATTATCCAAGATTTTGGAAGTTAAAAGATTGGGTCGTGCTCATCAAGCAGGCTCGGACAGTTTATTGACGGCTAATGTTTTCTTGAGAATGAAGATGGTGTACGGGTTTGAAGAAGAATGCTTCAAGGGTTTTTTGTATGGAATTAGTACAAGAACAGAGACTTCTTGCCCCATATTGGTTCAATTCGGTCTCCCTATGAATTACCATATCATGCAACACCTTTGCGATATGATATCTTTGCCCACCTGTCTTCCATCGCCAGAAAATCTTATCATCGTGCAAGGCCACTACGATATAATGTTGGTACCTGCCATGTTTTGA